The sequence TGACAAAATCGCAGCGATCATGGATTTGCTCAAGATGCGCTCCGTGTTGAAGTTCAGCGAGCTCTTTAAAGATGCCATCATCCGGGCGGAGGTGGTGGTGACATTCCTGGCGCTGCTGGAGTTGATCAGGCTCAAAAAGATCCAGACGCACCAGCCATCCCCGTTCGCGGAGATTGAGATTTGCGCCGCATGACTGCGAATCGGCGAATGGGCGAGCCGGTGATGTTGAAGGAATGAGGGTGTGAAGCGGCGACAGCTAGATCGCCGTCTCGCCGGTTCTCCGGCTTGCTCACTCATCATTGCGGCGCCCTCGAGCATAAATATACACGGGAGTAAATGGTGACTACTGATAATGTAAAATCAATAATCGAGGCACTGCTCTTCGCGGGCAGTGAGCCGCTGAAGCCTGCCGAGATCAGAGAAGCCCTCAACGATACCAGCCAGTTGACCGAAGGCAGAATCAGCGCATTGATCGAAGAGCTCCGGGATGAGTATCTGAACAGTTGCCGGAGCTTCACCATCACCGAGATGGCGGGGGGGTATCGACTGCAGACGCTCCCGGAGTACGCGGGGTGGATAAGCAAGCTGCGCGCCGCGCCCGCACGGAGGAGGCTTTCTGCGCCCGCGCTTGAGACGCTCGCCATCGTCGCCTACCGCCAGCCGATTACAAAAGCTGAAATCGAGGCGATCCGCGGCGTCAATATCGATGGCGTGCTTGAGAACCTTGCTGACAGGGAGCTTATAGAGACGAGGGGCCGCAAGGAGGCGATCGGGAAGCCCCACCTGTACGTGACGACGAGGAAATTTCTTGAGCATTTCGGGTTGAGGGATCTCAAGGATTTGCCTCAAATAGAGGAACTGAAGCGAGCGGCGGCGGAGCAGGCACCCGTTGCTGCGCCTAAGCCGGCGCCCCCGGTTGTTGAGCAGAAGCCGTTGGCCTAATTGCGAAACGGCGACTGGGCGAATGGGGGGCAAATCAATCGCCGGCTCACCGACTCGCCGGCGCGGATGATATGATTGCTGTCTCGCATATATAAAAGGTGGAGGGCGAGATGAAGATTGACGATCTGAGAAATAAGATAGACCGCATCGATCGCAAACTGGTTGACCTCATCAATGAACGGACCTCATATGCCGTAAAGATCGGGAAGATCAAGAGAGAGACGCGGCGAGGGGTCTATTCTCCGGAGAGAGAGAAGGCGGTTTATAAAAGGCTGTCCAAAATCAGCCGGGGGCCGCTGCCGCTCGAATCACTCCGTGCAATCTATCGGGAAATTATGTCCGCGGCGATGGCGCTTGAGAAGAAGCTCGTAATCGCCTACCTGGGGCCAGAGGCGACATTCACACACGTTGCCGCCCGCAGGAAGTTTGGGAGCTCGGTGAGGTACGCTGCCATGGAGGGTATTACCGACATCTTTTCAAACGTCGAGCGGGGGAGCGTGGATTACGGAGTCGTCCCCATTGAGAATTCTATTGAGGGAGCAGTCACGCACACGCTCGATATGTTCATTGACTCGAGGGTGAAGATCTGCGCGGAAATTTATCTCGATATCTCTCATTGCCTGCTCGCCAACTGTCCGGCGCCAAGGATCAGGAGGGTGTATTCAAAATCGGAGGTTTTCGGTCAATGCCGCACCTGGCTGAGGAGCACGATACCCACCGCTGAACTCGTCGAGGTGTCCTCGACTGCGCGTGCCGCAGAGCTGGCAGCGCAGGAGAAGCATGCGGCGGCGATCGCGAGCGAGCTTGCCGCGGAGATCTACGGGGTAAAGGTGCTGGAGAGGGGCATCGAGGACAGCGGCAGAAATGAGACGCGGTTTCTCGTCATCGGAACCAGTTCTGCGGGTCCGAGCGGCGATGATAAGACCTCCACCATAGTATCCATAGCTGACCGGGTAGGGGCCCTGTACCGGATGCTCTATCCGTTCAAGAAGCACGGGATCAATCTGACCAAGATCGAGTCCCGTCCGTCAAAGAAGAAGGCATGGGAGTATTACTTCTTCATCGATTTCATCGGGCACATCAACGACGGGAATGTCGTGAAGGCATT comes from Candidatus Auribacterota bacterium and encodes:
- the scpB gene encoding SMC-Scp complex subunit ScpB, which gives rise to MVTTDNVKSIIEALLFAGSEPLKPAEIREALNDTSQLTEGRISALIEELRDEYLNSCRSFTITEMAGGYRLQTLPEYAGWISKLRAAPARRRLSAPALETLAIVAYRQPITKAEIEAIRGVNIDGVLENLADRELIETRGRKEAIGKPHLYVTTRKFLEHFGLRDLKDLPQIEELKRAAAEQAPVAAPKPAPPVVEQKPLA
- the pheA gene encoding prephenate dehydratase, with translation MKIDDLRNKIDRIDRKLVDLINERTSYAVKIGKIKRETRRGVYSPEREKAVYKRLSKISRGPLPLESLRAIYREIMSAAMALEKKLVIAYLGPEATFTHVAARRKFGSSVRYAAMEGITDIFSNVERGSVDYGVVPIENSIEGAVTHTLDMFIDSRVKICAEIYLDISHCLLANCPAPRIRRVYSKSEVFGQCRTWLRSTIPTAELVEVSSTARAAELAAQEKHAAAIASELAAEIYGVKVLERGIEDSGRNETRFLVIGTSSAGPSGDDKTSTIVSIADRVGALYRMLYPFKKHGINLTKIESRPSKKKAWEYYFFIDFIGHINDGNVVKALKELQKQCLFVEHLGSYPRAR